Proteins from one Juglans microcarpa x Juglans regia isolate MS1-56 chromosome 1S, Jm3101_v1.0, whole genome shotgun sequence genomic window:
- the LOC121246043 gene encoding trihelix transcription factor ASIL2 isoform X1: MDRPSPHPPTIRTHIGSGGGGGREDCWSEGATETLIEAWGDRYVQLNRGNLRQKDWKEVADSVNGRQNGLKPRKTDIQCKNRIDTLKKKYKLEKAKPSPSKWPFFYRLESLIGTNAVTKKPTTVGFTAKSSKPKPNPNPSPVVYSGVGSSDSSLGDGDDDDHEDEDDEDEVGFDGRVARKHRMESVDLSDGAACRELARAILKFGEIYERIESSKHKQMMELERQRMEFTKDLEFQRMNMFMDAQLEIEKMKRPKYAQGSGKKL; this comes from the exons ATGGACCGCCCGAGTCCGCATCCCCCCACTATCCGAACCCACATCGGTTCCGGCGGCGGTGGCGGACGAGAGGACTGTTGGAGCGAAGGCGCTACCGAGACACTAATCGAGGCCTGGGGAGACCGTTATGTCCAGCTCAACCGCGGTAATCTCCGTCAGAAGGACTGGAAGGAAGTCGCCGACTCTGTCAACGGACGTCAAAACGGCTTAAAGCCCCGCAAGACGGACATCCAGTGCAAGAACCGGATCGACACATTGAAGAAGAAGTACAAGTTGGAGAAAGCCAAACCCTCTCCGTCCAAATGGCCCTTCTTTTACCGCCTCGAGTCGCTTATCGGCACTAACGCCGTCACCAAGAAGCCCACCACCGTTGGTTTCACAGCCAAGTCCTCCAAACCTAAACCCAACCCTAACCCTAGCCCCGTGGTTTACTCTGGTGTTGGGTCCTCGGACAGTTCGCTTGGTGACGGTGATGATGACGACCACGAGGATGAAGACGACGAAGATGAAGTAGGGTTTGATGGAAGAGTGGCGAGGAAGCATCGGATGGAGAGCGTAGACTTATCCGATGGGGCGGCGTGCAGGGAATTGGCGAGAGCTATATTGAAGTTTGGGGAGATCTACGAGAGGATTGAGAGCTCGAAGCACAAGCAGATGATGGAGCTGGAGAGGCAGAGGATGGAGTTTACTAAGGACCTTGAGTTTCAGAGGATGAATATGTTCATGGATGCGCAGTTGGAGATTGAAAAAATGAAGCGCCCTAAGTACGCGCAGGGCTCAG GGAAGAAGCTATAA
- the LOC121246043 gene encoding trihelix transcription factor ASIL2 isoform X2, translated as MDRPSPHPPTIRTHIGSGGGGGREDCWSEGATETLIEAWGDRYVQLNRGNLRQKDWKEVADSVNGRQNGLKPRKTDIQCKNRIDTLKKKYKLEKAKPSPSKWPFFYRLESLIGTNAVTKKPTTVGFTAKSSKPKPNPNPSPVVYSGVGSSDSSLGDGDDDDHEDEDDEDEVGFDGRVARKHRMESVDLSDGAACRELARAILKFGEIYERIESSKHKQMMELERQRMEFTKDLEFQRMNMFMDAQLEIEKMKRPKYAQGSA; from the exons ATGGACCGCCCGAGTCCGCATCCCCCCACTATCCGAACCCACATCGGTTCCGGCGGCGGTGGCGGACGAGAGGACTGTTGGAGCGAAGGCGCTACCGAGACACTAATCGAGGCCTGGGGAGACCGTTATGTCCAGCTCAACCGCGGTAATCTCCGTCAGAAGGACTGGAAGGAAGTCGCCGACTCTGTCAACGGACGTCAAAACGGCTTAAAGCCCCGCAAGACGGACATCCAGTGCAAGAACCGGATCGACACATTGAAGAAGAAGTACAAGTTGGAGAAAGCCAAACCCTCTCCGTCCAAATGGCCCTTCTTTTACCGCCTCGAGTCGCTTATCGGCACTAACGCCGTCACCAAGAAGCCCACCACCGTTGGTTTCACAGCCAAGTCCTCCAAACCTAAACCCAACCCTAACCCTAGCCCCGTGGTTTACTCTGGTGTTGGGTCCTCGGACAGTTCGCTTGGTGACGGTGATGATGACGACCACGAGGATGAAGACGACGAAGATGAAGTAGGGTTTGATGGAAGAGTGGCGAGGAAGCATCGGATGGAGAGCGTAGACTTATCCGATGGGGCGGCGTGCAGGGAATTGGCGAGAGCTATATTGAAGTTTGGGGAGATCTACGAGAGGATTGAGAGCTCGAAGCACAAGCAGATGATGGAGCTGGAGAGGCAGAGGATGGAGTTTACTAAGGACCTTGAGTTTCAGAGGATGAATATGTTCATGGATGCGCAGTTGGAGATTGAAAAAATGAAGCGCCCTAAGTACGCGCAGGGCTCAG CTTAA
- the LOC121246042 gene encoding LOW QUALITY PROTEIN: pentatricopeptide repeat-containing protein At3g56030, mitochondrial (The sequence of the model RefSeq protein was modified relative to this genomic sequence to represent the inferred CDS: inserted 1 base in 1 codon): protein MSLFHKLPHKSHNLLSIILLGTRSFTTQNPNPNSFPLEPTSAYYDELVLAAGRSRDFEELRHLLNKRIRDGCFNTSKTFKFISNNDASLSIIDDLSQTLARLDKGLPRQSAHNSLILRLCKLGRVEESLRLVDTMARGEYGLNASSFQPILSVLTRKKEMEAAWGVMSQMRKYQIPPDLTSYNYFLMAYCFSGDLTAAAEVLTKMVGEGLRADTRTYDALLLGACKXGKVEGALALLRRMVDDGVPMLLSTHMNVINALLRMGYYEQAIEYARCFAGKDTWLDDHMFGCLASKLIKSSRFDEAKLILEEMNQRGLKMADKLRDFYRLNVKDKEDT from the exons ATGTCGCTTTTCCATAAGCTTCCACACAAATCTCATAATCTCCTTTCTATCATTCTCCTCGGCACCCGGTCTTTTACTActcaaaaccctaatcctaaCTCATTCCCTCTTGAGCCGACCTCTGCCTACTATGACGAACTGGTCCTCGCCGCAGGCCGTTCCAGAGACTTCGAAGAGCTCCGCCACCTCCTCAACAAGCGCATAAGGGACGGTTGCTTCAACACCTCCAAAACGTTCAAGTTCATCTCCAACAACGACGCCTCCCTGTCCATAATCGACGACCTTTCTCAGACCCTAGCTCGCCTCGACAAAGGGTTACCCCGGCAAAGTGCGCACAATTCGCTCATCTTGCGACTATGCAAATTGGGTCGAGTCGAAGAGTCCCTGCGCCTGGTCGACACTATGGCGCGCGGGGAATACGGTTTAAATGCGTCTAGTTTTCAGCCCATCCTGAGCGTGCTCACGAGGAAAAAGGAAATGGAGGCCGCATGGGGCGTGATGAGCCAGATGAGAAAGTATCAGATCCCGCCGGATCTGACGAGCTATAATTACTTTCTGATGGCGTACTGTTTCTCCGGAGATTTGACTGCGGCGGCCGAAGTGCTAACAAAAATGGTGGGGGAGGGGCTGAGAGCGGATACGCGTACGTACGACGCGCTATTGTTAGGCGCGTGTA GTGGGAAGGTGGAAGGTGCTCTGGCGTTGCTGCGGAGGATGGTTGACGACGGAGTACCGATGCTATTGTCCACGCACATGAACGTTATAAATGCGCTGTTGCGGATGGGGTATTACGAGCAAGCGATAGAGTATGCGAGGTGTTTTGCTGGGAAGGACACGTGGTTGGACGACCACATGTTCGGGTGTTTGGCTAGCAAGCTCATAAAGTCGAGTAGGTTCGATGAAGCGAAGTTGATACTGGAGGAAATGAACCAAAGGGGCTTGAAGATGGCCGATAAACTGAGGGACTTTTACCGTCTCAATGTTAAAGATAAAGAAGATACATAA
- the LOC121246044 gene encoding LOB domain-containing protein 21 — protein sequence MKGHEPRSSSSCAACKLLKRRCTPKCIFAPYFCSDEPSKFANVHKVFGASNVSKILTEVPEEQREDTVNSLAYEAEARLRDPVYGCIGAITSLQRKMVELQHDLAIARACLARYAASSSSSASSCSSSLVWDDHVIMPPYPDVPACNGLNYSFSQTSSDLTQYGPVNDFGHSPYVL from the coding sequence ATGAAGGGTCATGAGCCCCGTTCATCTTCTTCTTGTGCAGCTTGCAAATTGTTGAAAAGAAGATGTACTCCCAAATGTATATTTGCACCCTACTTTTGCTCCGATGAGCCTTCCAAATTTGCCAATGTTCACAAGGTATTTGGAGCAAGCAATGTGAGCAAGATCCTCACTGAAGTACCGGAGGAGCAACGCGAGGACACCGTGAATTCACTGGCGTATGAGGCCGAGGCAAGGCTTCGGGACCCGGTTTATGGTTGCATTGGTGCCATAACTTCGTTGCAAAGAAAGATGGTTGAGCTCCAGCATGACCTCGCCATTGCTAGAGCCTGTCTTGCTCGCTATGCtgcttcttcatcatcatcagcctcatcttgttcttcttctcttGTCTGGGATGATCACGTTATCATGCCTCCTTACCCTGATGTTCCCGCTTGCAATGGCCTGAATTATAGTTTCAGCCAGACTTCATCTGATTTGACCCAATATGGACCGGTCAATGATTTTGGCCACAGCCCTTATGTATTATGA